A part of Podarcis muralis chromosome 13, rPodMur119.hap1.1, whole genome shotgun sequence genomic DNA contains:
- the KIAA1671 gene encoding uncharacterized protein KIAA1671 homolog isoform X6, translating to MAMRAMATKVEVSSVLTSLTNRSELVNEATLQHTFASSLSDTSNKSNEHPSSVSPQISEGRSTFGNPMRPATMPPATSRPRLTPKPFSREKSWDTFAAVKAPVPTAKPGNVARRPFAFAKNVEDNVADVKGMLSGSIPPLVEQKLIENKSTSEFVANMPFYSSPQANTVILFETRSTEETRMKLSSEKTYSTLRAQERQLPSESEMSYRRPEGAAIHQQFSVSSESKPVSCNPHRSLERKESFSGATEERPKNVGKQQSSASLASEEQPRPKQRPVSAIFLESLKDQKQCGTDVSDEKPNPEKSWVRKPRPLSMDLTAKFEIRDFSIQRKSCPSESKERNLLTNEGSSRPFELRTKSETEGLNKVDSSKSHLKSATQVDDCLGIKSKTTAQIQKPSSNEVGSLGRNTPKDLNQVSAKDRKYLWEMRLNSQEEENGRETDIAATSGKNTEPPRSKGLSGKERMAPNHKGTCAFSEISANVSDTKNKSLREGTIKKIVNLPDAFESCAPPVNAESFPESPGKENKIMNIQQRIRELTAENTETKPGNLRQSFRSRPLSADLTKLMRHISCMQQILEKPIRLELPGSYSSL from the coding sequence ATGGCAATGAGAGCGATGGCAACGAAAGTTGAAGTCAGCTCTGTCCTGACATCCCTGACCAATCGAAGCGAGCTTGTGAATGAGGCAACACTTCAACACACCTTTGCCAGCAGTCTTTCTGATACAAGCAACAAGTCCAATGAACATCCAAGTTCTGTGTCCCCACAAATTTCAGAAGGAAGGAGCACATTTGGGAACCCTATGAGACCAGCAACAATGCCTCCAGCTACTTCAAGGCCACGATTAACTCCGAAGCCATTCTCAAGGGAGAAGTCTTGGGACACTTTTGCAGCGGTGAAAGCTCCTGTCCCCACAGCCAAACCTGGCAACGTCGCCCGCAGACCCTTTGCATTTGCCAAAAACGTTGAAGACAATGTGGCAGATGTTAAGGGAATGCTTAGTGGAAGCATTCCTCCCTTGGTAGAGCAAAAATTAATCGAGAACAAAAGCACAAGTGAGTTTGTTGCAAATATGCCCTTTTATTCCAGTCCCCAGGCTAACACAGTAATCCTATTCGAAACCAGAAGTACTGAGGAAACAAGGATGAAGTTATCTTCTGAGAAAACATACAGCACTTTACGGGCGCAGGAGAGGCAGCTTCCCTCAGAATCAGAAATGTCCTACAGAAGACCTGAAGGTGCTGCCATTCACCAGCAATTTTCTGTTTCCTCAGAGTCCAAGCCTGTCTCCTGCAACCCTCACAGATCTCTCGAAAGGAAAGAGTCCTTTTCAGGTGCTACTGAGGAAAGGCCTAAAAATGTTGGAAAGCAGCAGAGCAGCGCTAGTTTGGCTAGCGAGGAGCAGCCAAGGCCCAAACAGAGACCAGTGTCTGCCATTTTTCTGGAGTCCTTAAAGGATCAAAAGCAGTGTGGAACTGATGTTTCTGATGAAAAACCTAATCCTGAAAAGTCCTGGGTTAGGAAGCCTCGCCCACTATCCATGGATCTTACAGCAAAATTTGAAATCCGAGACTTTTCAATTCAAAGGAAATCTTGCCCATCTGAAAGCAAGGAGAGGAACCTTCTTACCAATGAGGGCAGCAGCAGACCATTTGAACTGAGGACCAAGAGTGAAACAGAAGGGTTAAACAAAGTGGATTCTTCCAAGTCACATTTGAAAAGTGCCACTCAGGTTGATGACTGCCTGGGTATTAAAAGTAAAACTACTGCTCAAATCCAGAAACCCTCTTCAAATGAAGTTGGGTCCCTAGGCCGGAACACTCCAAAAGACTTGAATCAAGTCTCTGCAAAGGACAGAAAATACCTATGGGAGATGAGACTTAACAGCCAAGAGGAAGAAAATGGGAGAGAAACAGATATTGCAGCAACTTCAGGAAAAAACACAGAGCCACCCCGTAGCAAAGGGCTGTCTGGCAAAGAGAGAATGGCACCAAACCACAAGGGAACTTGTGCCTTTAGTGAAATCTCTGCAAATGTTTCAGACACCAAAAACAAAAGCTTGAGGGAAGGCACtataaaaaaaattgtgaattTACCAGATGCATTTGAAAGCTGTGCACCTCCAGTGAATGCTGAATCCTTCCCAGAAAGTCctgggaaagaaaacaaaattatgaACATCCAGCAGAGGATCAGAGAACTGACTGCTGAAAATACAGAGACCAAGCCAGGAAACCTGCGCCAGTCATTCCGCTCGCGGCCTCTTTCTGCAGACTTGACCAAACT